Proteins from a genomic interval of Anaerobaca lacustris:
- a CDS encoding Gfo/Idh/MocA family oxidoreductase, translating to MSDQRQHEGMDRRRFLQSTAAVGAGLAIAPSILAQAGGTASDDINVALLGAGAQGQILMNACLQIPGVRFKAVCDIWEAYNLRRVSRLLDRYGHKNNTYTDYKEMLDKEKGNIDAVIVATPDFWHAEHAIACMEAGLDVYCEKEMSNELAKAKQMVEAQRRTGKLLQIGHQRRSNPRYLHCYEKVIQQARMLGRITTANGQWNRGAQEPLGWPTNAVIDEATLAKYGFKSMEQFRNWRWYKGLGGGPIVDLGSHQIDIYSWFLNATPKGVIASGGTDYYDKNTHEWYDSVLAIYDFETKDGVVRAFYQVLTTNSSQGYFETFMGDQGTLMISEAAGRGSVYREQGAHVPEWDRWVKLGLIAEPQRVETKDDSGAVLDVRETVPAQEYLIPIDMEGKPYHQPHLENFFNAMRGKEKLTCPGEVGYETAVMVLRTNEAVEAQRRLEFGKDEFHV from the coding sequence CAACGTGGCGCTGCTGGGGGCCGGCGCCCAGGGGCAGATCCTGATGAATGCCTGCCTCCAGATTCCGGGTGTGCGGTTCAAGGCGGTCTGCGACATTTGGGAAGCCTACAATTTGCGGCGTGTTTCCCGGTTGCTGGATCGCTATGGCCATAAGAACAACACCTACACCGACTACAAGGAGATGCTCGACAAGGAGAAGGGCAACATCGACGCGGTGATCGTCGCGACGCCCGACTTCTGGCACGCCGAGCATGCCATCGCTTGTATGGAAGCCGGGCTGGATGTCTACTGCGAGAAGGAGATGTCCAACGAACTGGCCAAGGCCAAACAGATGGTCGAAGCCCAGAGGCGGACTGGAAAGCTGCTTCAGATCGGCCATCAGCGTCGCAGCAACCCGCGCTACCTCCACTGTTATGAAAAGGTGATCCAGCAGGCCCGGATGCTCGGCCGAATCACCACGGCCAACGGCCAGTGGAATCGGGGGGCCCAGGAGCCTCTCGGTTGGCCGACGAATGCCGTGATCGATGAAGCGACCCTGGCCAAGTATGGTTTCAAATCCATGGAGCAGTTCCGCAACTGGCGTTGGTACAAAGGTCTGGGCGGCGGTCCTATCGTGGACCTCGGTTCGCACCAGATCGATATCTACAGTTGGTTCCTCAATGCGACGCCGAAGGGGGTCATCGCCAGCGGGGGCACCGACTACTACGATAAGAACACGCATGAGTGGTATGACAGCGTCTTGGCGATCTACGACTTCGAGACCAAAGACGGGGTCGTTCGCGCGTTCTACCAGGTCTTGACGACCAACAGCAGTCAAGGGTATTTCGAGACCTTCATGGGCGACCAAGGCACCCTGATGATCTCCGAGGCAGCCGGGCGCGGTTCGGTGTATCGCGAGCAAGGCGCGCATGTCCCCGAGTGGGACCGGTGGGTGAAACTGGGCCTCATTGCCGAGCCGCAGCGGGTGGAGACCAAGGATGACAGCGGAGCGGTCCTGGACGTTCGCGAGACGGTGCCGGCCCAGGAGTATCTCATCCCGATCGATATGGAGGGCAAGCCCTACCACCAGCCGCACCTCGAGAACTTCTTCAATGCCATGCGAGGCAAAGAGAAGCTGACGTGCCCCGGCGAGGTCGGTTACGAGACGGCCGTGATGGTACTGAGGACCAATGAGGCTGTTGAGGCCCAGCGCCGCCTCGAGTTCGGCAAGGACGAGTTCCACGTATAG
- a CDS encoding cytosine permease, with protein MSNGVLPSYLSMAKANPPTNRAPWYKNTAPTYAGIFLWFVFWSQAPSGGGGAPGGTLAQGVGVALLGLVIAALLCHFLFYLVPGMLGMKTGLPLYVVGSSTYGTQGGFLMPGFLMGVLQFGWLGVNAYFASLALAPLFGGSAIAQQILAVLWAILAAFVGLKGIQYVAKVATFLPLIPIAILLILLVKTIGGLGDFDAATFVAAGIAPEAVGATGLSFLGVIALSITFVVGFFATAGAAGVDFGTNSVDAKDVQMGGLFGIALATIVSAGAALLIAAGAFGATGTYAVNPADPGFMGTVMGSAGAGKTMALLLAVAAFPPACFSSFIAANSFKTTLPKVNPFVSVGIGTAVSVVLAVTGWAGQAGAVFTVIGASFGPICGAMMVDYLLAGKKWAGPRKGWNQAGWISWAVGFIVGIAPLVGLANIPAAPLVAFIVGAVIYFVLAKAGLQPPVVAMPSLEPKAAGELDKAPAAVKAQVTQEMLDGPEKK; from the coding sequence ATGAGCAACGGAGTACTACCAAGCTATCTGAGTATGGCCAAGGCCAACCCGCCCACGAACCGGGCCCCCTGGTACAAGAACACCGCGCCGACCTACGCCGGCATCTTCCTGTGGTTCGTTTTCTGGAGCCAGGCGCCCAGTGGCGGCGGCGGTGCACCGGGCGGAACCCTTGCCCAGGGGGTGGGAGTTGCCCTTCTCGGACTCGTCATCGCGGCACTGCTCTGCCACTTCCTGTTCTACCTGGTTCCAGGCATGTTGGGCATGAAGACGGGTCTGCCGCTCTATGTCGTCGGCAGCTCAACCTACGGGACGCAGGGCGGCTTCCTCATGCCCGGCTTCCTTATGGGCGTGTTGCAGTTCGGCTGGCTCGGCGTCAACGCGTATTTCGCGTCGCTGGCCCTGGCGCCCCTGTTCGGTGGCAGCGCGATCGCACAGCAGATTCTCGCCGTGCTCTGGGCGATCCTAGCCGCTTTCGTCGGGCTCAAAGGGATTCAGTACGTGGCGAAGGTTGCGACGTTCCTGCCGCTGATCCCCATCGCGATCCTGTTGATCCTCCTGGTCAAGACGATTGGTGGTCTCGGCGATTTCGATGCGGCGACGTTCGTGGCGGCCGGGATCGCCCCGGAGGCGGTCGGAGCGACCGGACTGAGTTTCTTGGGCGTGATCGCGCTATCCATCACGTTCGTGGTCGGCTTCTTCGCCACGGCTGGTGCCGCCGGCGTGGATTTCGGCACCAACAGTGTTGATGCCAAAGACGTGCAGATGGGCGGACTCTTCGGCATCGCGCTAGCCACAATCGTCTCTGCCGGGGCGGCCTTGCTCATCGCCGCCGGAGCCTTCGGTGCTACTGGCACCTATGCGGTTAATCCTGCTGATCCGGGCTTCATGGGAACGGTGATGGGCTCTGCGGGGGCCGGCAAGACGATGGCATTGCTGCTGGCCGTCGCCGCCTTCCCGCCGGCGTGCTTCTCGTCGTTCATCGCCGCCAACAGCTTCAAGACGACGCTGCCCAAGGTCAATCCCTTCGTCTCCGTGGGAATTGGAACAGCCGTCAGTGTCGTTCTCGCTGTGACCGGCTGGGCAGGCCAGGCTGGAGCGGTGTTCACCGTCATCGGCGCTTCATTCGGGCCGATCTGCGGCGCGATGATGGTGGATTATCTGCTGGCGGGCAAGAAATGGGCCGGTCCTCGCAAGGGCTGGAACCAGGCCGGCTGGATCTCGTGGGCCGTTGGCTTCATCGTGGGAATCGCACCGCTGGTCGGACTGGCCAACATTCCGGCCGCGCCGCTGGTGGCCTTCATCGTTGGGGCGGTCATCTACTTCGTGCTGGCCAAGGCCGGGCTTCAGCCGCCGGTGGTGGCGATGCCTTCCCTGGAGCCCAAAGCGGCGGGGGAGCTGGACAA
- a CDS encoding cytochrome b/b6 domain-containing protein yields MFQTVSILALLATLIGVIVHWFAFPATSECRGGSGVIRGLVHAFSLLLIEQRSSFLGALKKLCYLLAVVCFVVLAFTGFWPLLVRGESHISGYLMMIHATFAPIFAFCLAVLAITWASRYRFVVGDCPCVQRLLRRVTRLHIATPEGACRCASTVQKTAFWAIVVLALPLILSIVLSMFPLFGTYYQELALAIHRWTSVVFFIAVILHTYLAVRVRMAQ; encoded by the coding sequence ATGTTTCAGACCGTATCGATTCTCGCGTTGTTGGCCACTCTCATCGGAGTGATTGTCCACTGGTTCGCCTTTCCCGCCACATCGGAATGTCGGGGCGGCTCGGGCGTCATCCGCGGACTCGTCCACGCCTTCAGTCTGCTCCTGATCGAGCAGCGCAGCAGTTTCCTGGGGGCCCTCAAGAAGCTGTGCTATCTGCTGGCGGTGGTGTGTTTTGTGGTCCTCGCCTTCACGGGCTTCTGGCCGCTTCTGGTGCGAGGGGAGTCGCACATCTCCGGGTACCTCATGATGATCCATGCGACGTTCGCGCCGATCTTCGCCTTCTGCCTGGCGGTTCTGGCGATTACGTGGGCCAGTCGCTATCGCTTCGTCGTGGGCGATTGCCCGTGCGTGCAGCGGCTCCTTCGTCGTGTGACGCGGCTGCACATCGCGACGCCGGAGGGGGCCTGTCGTTGTGCCTCGACCGTGCAGAAGACGGCGTTCTGGGCGATTGTCGTCCTGGCGTTGCCCCTGATCCTTTCCATCGTGCTGAGCATGTTCCCGCTGTTCGGGACGTACTATCAGGAACTGGCCTTGGCGATCCATCGCTGGACAAGCGTGGTGTTCTTCATCGCAGTGATCCTTCACACCTATCTGGCGGTGCGGGTCCGAATGGCTCAGTAA